A segment of the Phycisphaerae bacterium genome:
TCCCATCGCGGAGCTGATCGGAAAGACTGATGCTGACTTCAACAAGAATCCCGAGGAAGTGGCATTCTTTCGGCGGGTCGATCTCCACGTGATGGACACGCTGGAGGAAGTCGTGCTGGAGGAGGAGATCACCGACCACACGGGACGCCAGCATTGGCTGCAGACGGTCAAACGGCCGATCATTGACCCGGACGGCAAGGCCAACCGCATGCTCGGCGTCTCCACGGACATCACGCGACGCCGGGAACTCGAGGACCAGCTTCGTCAATCGCAAAAGATGGATGCCCTTGGCCAGATGGCCGGCGGTGTTGCCCATGATTTCAACAATCTCCTGGCGATTATTCTGGGCAATACGGAGAGGCTGCTCATCTCGTACGAGGAAGGAAGAACTCTCGACGATCGATCGTTGATCGGAAGCCTGGAACTCAAACAGTCCGCCGGCGAACGAGCCGGTTCGCTCATCAGCAAATTGCTCGCGTTCAGCCGGCGACAACCGGCCAAGCTGGCGGTTGTTGATCTGAACAGCCTCGTCCGGGGAATGGAGGCCATGCTGCGGAGCCTTGCCGGCAGGCGAATCCAGCTTTCCATGGATCTCGACAATGAACCGCTTCCCGTTCGGGCCGATCAGGGACAATTCGAGCAAGTCCTCTTGAACCTCGTGGTCAATGCCCGCGACGCCATGCCGGAGGGTGGAAAGCTGGATATTCGGACCCGAGCCGAAAAGGACCTGGGCAAAGATCGCGACGCGGATGGCGCGGCCGGGTACGTGTTCCTTGAAGTCAGGGACAACGGCGTC
Coding sequences within it:
- a CDS encoding PAS domain-containing protein; translation: MGGTEPVPPVDQDALVALGADGEFLRQILDISPTLIFAKDRGGRFILVNKTVADLYGAPIAELIGKTDADFNKNPEEVAFFRRVDLHVMDTLEEVVLEEEITDHTGRQHWLQTVKRPIIDPDGKANRMLGVSTDITRRRELEDQLRQSQKMDALGQMAGGVAHDFNNLLAIILGNTERLLISYEEGRTLDDRSLIGSLELKQSAGERAGSLISKLLAFSRRQPAKLAVVDLNSLVRGMEAMLRSLAGRRIQLSMDLDNEPLPVRADQGQFEQVLLNLVVNARDAMPEGGKLDIRTRAEKDLGKDRDADGAAGYVFLEVRDNGVGMPPEVIERIFEPFFTTKAKGKGTGLGLSTVYGIIRQCGGDVTVESRPGEGSLFRVRLPRSPVASGTEPHTRVTSDPKGGETILVCEDEKEVLELVRNTLTEQGYNVIAASDSREALDAARRIGGNLDLLLTDIIMPNMNGRQLAEKISQFVPQVRILYMTGYSSDLLGLDELPSTSWIGKPFRAADLLRRVRELLDQS